A stretch of the Gimesia sp. genome encodes the following:
- a CDS encoding isopeptide-forming domain-containing fimbrial protein produces the protein MQRVCSAAAMILLSVSSGCSSLSPVTGSLPWGKQTASPIDQQPPAIQHADFDANVGAARLSAPAKQPAAASPIQQVAYQQPMPAACPPRPAYCEFSPAVQRDYTLPAGSDPEMVRMYPDEYLFDGGDRENPVHYDDYSRLGLDTEDTIVEYQTHKGNHEVKKSNRVAVYAPRFAAIRTASTPLSGTSIDALATTEDTVKGVGIDARTVISQHKQREQLEGIRMRSRASGVETEQQQGAVGQTALLGGHTKLTNLYQDTGTETTGQFEQSDEARIAYQVQAAAIWSRAQFPVIAIRSQSAHSSKSAVKPEEYVGIEDKRKTEGNLQLVKMADKKNAKPGDEILFTIKYENVGDFDVEGIKIVDNLTPRLEYIEDSATSDRAGRLIVEDNQEGSLILTFEVDETVKGHTGGVVTFKARVR, from the coding sequence GTGCAGCGTGTCTGCTCTGCGGCTGCGATGATACTGCTGAGTGTCAGTAGCGGATGTTCCAGTCTGTCTCCTGTCACAGGATCACTTCCCTGGGGCAAACAGACCGCTTCACCCATCGATCAGCAGCCTCCTGCTATTCAGCATGCCGACTTTGATGCCAATGTCGGAGCGGCGCGTCTTTCCGCGCCAGCGAAACAGCCTGCAGCTGCCTCACCGATTCAACAGGTCGCTTATCAACAACCGATGCCGGCTGCCTGTCCTCCACGTCCTGCATACTGCGAGTTTTCGCCTGCGGTTCAGCGAGATTATACACTGCCCGCCGGCAGCGATCCTGAAATGGTCAGAATGTACCCCGACGAATATCTGTTCGACGGCGGTGATCGCGAAAACCCCGTCCATTATGACGACTACAGCCGCCTGGGACTGGATACCGAAGATACCATCGTGGAATACCAGACCCACAAAGGCAATCACGAAGTCAAGAAATCAAACCGGGTCGCGGTCTACGCACCCCGTTTCGCTGCGATTCGCACCGCCAGCACTCCTCTGTCCGGAACATCAATCGATGCTCTGGCCACCACGGAAGATACCGTTAAAGGTGTCGGCATCGATGCTCGGACTGTGATCTCACAACACAAACAGCGTGAGCAGCTCGAAGGCATCCGCATGCGTTCCCGCGCCAGTGGCGTCGAAACTGAACAACAGCAGGGTGCTGTGGGACAAACGGCCCTCCTGGGCGGTCATACTAAGCTGACCAACCTCTACCAGGATACCGGCACCGAAACCACCGGACAGTTCGAACAGTCGGACGAGGCACGCATCGCTTACCAGGTTCAGGCCGCAGCCATCTGGTCGCGAGCTCAGTTCCCTGTCATCGCGATTCGCTCCCAGTCGGCTCACTCTTCAAAGAGTGCCGTCAAACCGGAAGAATACGTCGGCATCGAAGACAAACGTAAAACCGAAGGCAATCTGCAGCTCGTCAAAATGGCTGACAAGAAAAATGCCAAGCCGGGTGACGAGATCCTGTTTACCATCAAATATGAAAACGTGGGTGACTTCGATGTCGAAGGCATCAAGATCGTCGACAACCTGACACCGCGTCTGGAATACATCGAAGACAGTGCCACCTCAGACAGAGCAGGCCGGCTCATCGTCGAAGACAATCAGGAAGGCAGCCTGATCCTGACCTTCGAAGTCGATGAAACCGTCAAAGGACACACCGGAGGTGTCGTCACCTTCAAGGCTCGGGTTCGCTAA
- a CDS encoding STAS domain-containing protein, with protein sequence MTVQQGGILQVYHSGPLCVAGFGGKDILDTFSVKDIRDELLELVKENQCETLALDLTGVTLIPSGMLGLLASMRDLNIDIHLYNPSEDIREVLEITRLNQFMHLHDVEIPY encoded by the coding sequence ATGACGGTCCAACAGGGAGGCATACTCCAGGTTTACCATTCCGGTCCACTTTGTGTGGCAGGGTTTGGCGGGAAGGATATCCTTGATACGTTCAGCGTCAAAGATATTCGAGATGAATTGCTGGAACTGGTCAAAGAAAATCAGTGTGAAACACTGGCTCTCGACCTCACCGGCGTCACATTGATTCCGAGCGGCATGCTCGGGCTGCTGGCTTCCATGCGAGATCTCAACATCGACATCCATTTGTATAACCCCTCGGAAGATATCCGTGAGGTCCTGGAAATCACCAGGCTGAACCAGTTCATGCATCTGCATGATGTCGAAATCCCTTACTGA
- the lspA gene encoding signal peptidase II, translating to MSATVSKATRYTLLLICLIFCVGCDQYTKKIAVENLQNKRPITYFNNTLRMEYAENTGAFLSVGSGLSKPVRFFLLVVANAAFLLIVAGMLIFRWQMPLVQFIALSLLLAGGIGNLIDRVFLNGIVIDFLNIGLGPLRTGIFNVADMAITGGAILMLISWLFTKEPKQQNSDSQPTPPDQAAPTAAE from the coding sequence ATGTCCGCCACGGTTTCTAAAGCGACCCGCTATACCCTGCTGCTGATCTGCCTGATCTTCTGCGTAGGCTGTGATCAGTACACAAAGAAGATTGCGGTCGAGAATCTGCAGAACAAACGCCCCATTACCTATTTCAATAACACACTCCGCATGGAATATGCCGAGAACACCGGGGCTTTCCTGAGTGTCGGCAGTGGTCTCTCTAAACCGGTCCGCTTCTTCCTGCTGGTCGTAGCTAACGCCGCTTTTCTATTGATTGTCGCCGGTATGCTGATCTTCCGCTGGCAGATGCCCCTGGTTCAGTTTATTGCCCTCTCGCTCTTGCTGGCAGGAGGCATCGGCAACCTGATTGATCGTGTCTTTCTCAACGGAATCGTTATCGACTTTCTGAATATTGGTCTCGGTCCATTGCGCACTGGCATATTTAATGTAGCCGACATGGCAATTACCGGCGGTGCGATTCTGATGCTGATCTCCTGGCTCTTTACCAAGGAACCGAAGCAGCAGAATTCCGATTCACAACCGACTCCCCCGGATCAGGCGGCCCCCACAGCTGCGGAGTAA